In the genome of Candidatus Neomarinimicrobiota bacterium, one region contains:
- a CDS encoding bifunctional (p)ppGpp synthetase/guanosine-3',5'-bis(diphosphate) 3'-pyrophosphohydrolase has translation MIQVLEAIEKRVKPKYPRKFRKLLSSIVYQISGKNEEALWEAYTFARRAHKGQLRLSGEPYFEHCYQTALNLTRMNMDVVTIIGGLLHDVLEDTNVTIEDITESFGEEVSRLVNGVTKISELDYQSNEEKQAGNFRKMLFSVIEDIRVIIIKFADRLHNMQTLEHLPAKKAKRIALETRDVYAPLAHRLGMGRIKWELEDLSLKVLEKEAYDNIDKRVKDRRGERERYIRKVAKPLKNKLKDANIKAEISGRPKHFYSIHGKMTRRQKPFEEIYDLFAIRVVVETISECYATLGLVHAMYKPVAERFKDFIAIPKANGYQSVHTTIMGPGGKIVELQIRTHEMDRTAEEGIAAHWRYKEGNSDDEDLDQYMKWLRDLIESLQSEDSDPSEFMQSLKIDLFNDEIFAFTPKGELKQMPIGSTPVDFAYAVHTEVGNHCIGAKVNGKMVPLNTKLSSGDSVEIITSDSQTPNPAHLKFVITGKARSRIKRWVNNERREQAIKLGKEMIDKEFKRKKIAKAGKRIEAALSSTDFDTIENLQRAVGSGNYAIEKLLRIVNPSEVKEKVKGEEEGKRSFLARARKRVKGIKVQGMNNIMINFGKCCQPIPGDDIIGFITRGKGVTIHRVDCKDSAHLFGSQDRSIEVEWDTGKKDEFLVRVKIEGRERKHFLRDLTEVISSTNTNILSLDLEVVEAIASVNLVIQVRDLKHFNNVSKKIVDINGIITVERG, from the coding sequence TTGATTCAAGTATTAGAAGCAATCGAGAAGAGAGTAAAGCCGAAGTATCCGCGAAAATTTCGCAAACTTCTCAGCAGCATAGTATATCAAATAAGCGGTAAAAACGAAGAAGCTCTCTGGGAAGCCTACACGTTTGCCCGCCGAGCGCATAAGGGTCAACTCCGTCTGTCCGGAGAACCGTATTTCGAACACTGCTATCAAACCGCTCTGAACCTCACCCGAATGAATATGGATGTGGTAACAATCATCGGTGGATTGCTTCATGACGTGTTAGAAGATACAAATGTAACTATCGAGGATATTACAGAAAGCTTTGGCGAGGAAGTCAGCCGGCTCGTCAACGGCGTCACAAAAATCTCAGAGCTGGATTATCAAAGCAATGAGGAAAAGCAGGCCGGTAACTTCAGGAAGATGCTTTTTTCGGTCATTGAAGACATTCGTGTGATTATCATTAAGTTTGCCGACCGCTTGCATAACATGCAAACTCTTGAACATCTCCCGGCGAAGAAGGCAAAACGAATAGCTCTTGAAACGAGGGACGTGTACGCTCCGCTTGCACATCGGCTCGGCATGGGTAGAATTAAATGGGAACTTGAGGACCTATCGCTGAAAGTGCTTGAGAAGGAAGCATACGATAATATCGATAAAAGGGTTAAGGACAGACGGGGTGAGCGTGAGCGGTATATTCGAAAAGTAGCAAAACCGTTGAAAAACAAGCTGAAAGATGCGAATATCAAAGCGGAAATTTCCGGTCGCCCTAAGCATTTTTACAGTATTCACGGCAAGATGACACGGAGGCAGAAACCGTTTGAGGAAATATACGATCTCTTCGCAATCAGGGTGGTGGTTGAAACTATATCGGAATGTTACGCGACACTGGGACTTGTGCACGCAATGTACAAGCCGGTCGCGGAACGGTTTAAGGATTTTATAGCGATTCCCAAAGCGAACGGCTATCAATCTGTTCACACTACTATCATGGGCCCGGGTGGTAAAATTGTAGAACTGCAGATTCGTACGCATGAAATGGACCGTACCGCCGAAGAGGGTATAGCGGCACACTGGCGATATAAAGAGGGGAATTCCGATGATGAAGACCTCGATCAGTATATGAAATGGCTCAGAGATCTGATCGAATCCCTTCAGAGCGAAGACTCCGATCCTTCAGAATTTATGCAGTCTCTTAAGATCGATCTATTCAATGATGAAATATTCGCGTTTACGCCGAAGGGTGAGTTAAAACAGATGCCGATAGGGTCAACGCCTGTAGATTTCGCGTATGCGGTACATACAGAGGTCGGGAATCATTGTATCGGAGCCAAAGTAAACGGCAAGATGGTTCCTTTGAACACGAAATTGTCGAGCGGGGATTCCGTTGAGATAATCACGAGCGACTCACAAACGCCGAATCCGGCCCATCTTAAATTCGTGATAACCGGCAAGGCGAGAAGCCGAATCAAGAGATGGGTGAACAATGAGAGACGGGAACAGGCGATAAAGCTCGGCAAAGAGATGATTGATAAGGAGTTCAAGCGGAAAAAGATCGCAAAAGCGGGTAAACGAATTGAAGCTGCCCTGAGTTCAACAGATTTCGACACTATTGAAAACCTGCAAAGAGCCGTCGGTTCCGGAAATTATGCTATCGAAAAACTCCTCAGAATCGTAAATCCTTCGGAGGTCAAGGAAAAAGTGAAAGGTGAGGAGGAAGGGAAAAGGAGCTTCCTTGCGCGAGCGCGGAAACGGGTCAAGGGAATCAAGGTGCAGGGTATGAACAACATTATGATCAATTTCGGTAAATGTTGTCAGCCGATTCCCGGTGATGATATAATAGGATTTATTACAAGGGGAAAGGGAGTCACGATTCATCGCGTGGACTGTAAGGATTCTGCTCACTTATTCGGCTCTCAGGACAGGTCAATAGAAGTTGAATGGGACACGGGTAAAAAGGACGAATTTCTCGTACGCGTAAAGATTGAGGGACGGGAGAGGAAACATTTCCTGAGAGACCTCACGGAGGTAATATCTTCCACAAACACCAACATACTCAGTCTTGACCTTGAGGTAGTTGAAGCGATAGCGAGCGTGAACCTTGTGATTCAGGTTCGTGACCTCAAACACTTCAACAACGTGAGCAAGAAAATTGTTGATATTAATGGGATAATCACGGTTGAAAGAGGATGA
- a CDS encoding integration host factor subunit beta, whose translation MSSITYTKRDVARRTARKLGLKIYMVEEIVDGVFMTLREMMSEPSPQIRIEVRNFGVFEVKPTKAKPKARNPRTNEIIHVPPRRKTHFRPGKLLKTTLRLPLDSLKGF comes from the coding sequence ATGAGTTCAATTACTTATACCAAGCGGGACGTTGCCAGAAGAACCGCAAGGAAGCTGGGTCTCAAGATTTACATGGTTGAAGAGATAGTGGATGGCGTGTTCATGACGCTCAGAGAGATGATGAGTGAACCTTCACCTCAAATAAGAATTGAAGTTCGAAATTTTGGCGTGTTCGAGGTAAAGCCGACAAAGGCGAAGCCGAAAGCTAGGAATCCACGCACAAATGAGATCATCCATGTCCCGCCGAGAAGAAAAACTCACTTCAGACCCGGTAAATTACTCAAAACGACATTGAGGCTACCCCTGGATTCCCTGAAGGGATTTTAA
- the ruvX gene encoding Holliday junction resolvase RuvX: MEKPGRILGIDYGEKRVGLAITDPLAITARGFETIFNKDRKELLKSLQSIISSNEIKKIVVGIPYSLNGNKGPMAEVVEEFTRDLSSFTEVKVDTWSEEFSSEDAKTALRQIGVDYRKNKGEIDKMAAALILRSYLDHHAG, from the coding sequence TTGGAAAAGCCCGGACGCATTTTAGGAATCGATTATGGAGAAAAGAGGGTCGGTCTCGCCATTACGGACCCATTAGCGATTACCGCACGCGGGTTCGAGACAATTTTCAACAAAGACAGGAAAGAATTACTTAAATCTCTTCAGAGTATAATTTCATCCAACGAGATTAAAAAGATCGTAGTCGGTATTCCTTATTCACTTAACGGCAATAAAGGACCGATGGCGGAGGTCGTAGAAGAGTTCACGCGCGATCTTTCTTCGTTCACGGAAGTAAAGGTTGATACTTGGTCTGAGGAATTCTCATCCGAAGACGCAAAGACGGCTCTAAGACAAATCGGGGTCGACTACAGGAAGAACAAGGGAGAGATCGATAAAATGGCTGCTGCGCTAATTTTGCGCTCCTACCTTGACCATCATGCCGGTTAA
- a CDS encoding Gfo/Idh/MocA family oxidoreductase, with protein sequence MPVKSTKKKDRALRVGIIGLGGIVQTTHLPILKGMDDIEVHAVCDSNEQKASWVSEKFHVPNVYTDVDRIVMSEEIDAVIISTPNNLHYPMATRALKTGKAVFIEKPVAKNLKETIALSKLAKSTGKLVMVGMNQRFRQDVEILKNFVDSGELGEVFYVKSGWMIHRAILDRNRWYYRKKVSGGGVLIDLGVQLFDLCLWIIGNPPLKSVSCNMFNKASGLEVEDSAAVQLVCAGGETINVEVTWSLMTEKEVTYTNIFGTDGGALLNPLRIHKELAGNLVNVTPDKPIDRKQIRKSYENELQHFADCLLSGIKCRSSIDDSIHSMKALDAAYRSASTGKQIRL encoded by the coding sequence ATGCCGGTTAAATCTACGAAAAAAAAGGATCGGGCGTTAAGGGTAGGTATCATCGGTCTGGGCGGGATAGTTCAGACGACACATCTACCGATTTTAAAGGGCATGGATGACATAGAAGTGCACGCCGTTTGTGACTCTAATGAGCAAAAAGCGTCATGGGTATCGGAAAAATTCCATGTACCGAACGTTTATACCGATGTTGACCGGATTGTGATGTCCGAAGAGATTGATGCCGTAATCATCTCCACACCGAACAATCTTCATTATCCAATGGCGACAAGAGCGCTGAAAACCGGAAAGGCGGTCTTTATTGAAAAGCCGGTGGCTAAGAATCTGAAAGAAACGATAGCCCTCTCCAAATTGGCTAAATCAACAGGGAAACTCGTAATGGTCGGTATGAATCAACGCTTTCGACAGGATGTCGAGATTCTCAAGAATTTTGTGGATTCAGGCGAGCTCGGTGAAGTGTTTTACGTTAAAAGCGGCTGGATGATCCATAGGGCTATCCTCGACCGGAACAGGTGGTACTACAGAAAAAAGGTCTCCGGCGGCGGAGTGTTGATAGACCTTGGTGTGCAGCTTTTCGACCTATGCCTGTGGATAATCGGAAATCCCCCACTCAAATCGGTTTCGTGTAACATGTTCAACAAGGCTTCCGGATTGGAAGTAGAAGACTCAGCCGCGGTTCAATTGGTATGCGCCGGCGGGGAGACTATTAACGTAGAGGTAACATGGTCATTGATGACCGAAAAGGAAGTAACGTATACAAATATCTTCGGGACGGACGGCGGAGCTCTCTTGAATCCGCTCAGGATACATAAAGAGCTTGCCGGTAACCTTGTCAACGTGACTCCTGATAAACCGATAGACCGCAAGCAAATCCGGAAATCCTACGAAAATGAGCTGCAGCATTTTGCCGATTGCCTTCTCAGCGGAATAAAATGTCGTTCGTCCATAGACGATTCGATACATTCGATGAAAGCTCTTGATGCCGCTTACAGGTCTGCGTCGACCGGCAAACAGATCCGTTTATAA